The following are encoded together in the Candidatus Omnitrophota bacterium genome:
- a CDS encoding HD domain-containing protein: protein MALDYKRELEEAARNMILVHEPELLLKLIIRMLVQKVSVSHAGILLHVKDKDSYVLTVSRGPAGIKIPEGFARLDSDNPLIKFFINREDKKIFNNGSLVYSEAKDAVLGNELDFTSKELLNSALYQMEIFEAVACIPSYYRDELLGILLLGHKKDGKEFSRDELSFFSALASDVAMAIRNAQLFKELELQLQREKRLFIHTTIALAAAIDAKDHYTHGHTERVSSICLEIARKLMEKSYFRIDDKFIENLHIASLLHDIGKIGIPESILNKKGPLDDDERKVIKSHPVVGVNILIPIRELEDAILGVKYHHERYDGTGYPEGLKGEEIPLIAAIISVADSFDAMTTNRPYHEGLTNEEAVKEIETLAGKQFHPQISAVFTELYKEGKI, encoded by the coding sequence ATGGCTTTAGATTATAAGAGAGAATTGGAAGAAGCAGCAAGGAATATGATCCTTGTGCATGAGCCTGAGCTTCTTCTCAAGCTGATCATCCGCATGCTTGTCCAAAAAGTAAGCGTCAGCCATGCGGGGATCTTGCTGCATGTTAAAGATAAAGACAGCTATGTTTTAACCGTTTCCCGCGGCCCTGCCGGAATAAAAATACCGGAAGGCTTTGCCCGCCTTGATTCCGATAATCCGTTGATCAAATTTTTTATAAACAGGGAAGACAAAAAAATATTCAATAACGGCTCATTAGTTTATAGCGAAGCGAAAGATGCTGTCCTGGGCAATGAGCTTGATTTTACGAGCAAAGAGCTTTTAAACAGCGCCTTATATCAGATGGAGATATTTGAAGCTGTTGCCTGTATCCCGAGCTACTACAGGGATGAACTGCTCGGCATCCTGCTGCTTGGCCATAAAAAAGACGGTAAAGAGTTCTCCCGCGATGAGCTAAGTTTTTTTAGCGCTTTGGCTTCAGATGTTGCCATGGCTATCAGGAATGCCCAGCTTTTTAAAGAATTAGAGCTTCAGCTGCAGAGAGAAAAACGGCTGTTTATACATACGACTATTGCGCTTGCCGCAGCAATCGACGCTAAAGACCACTACACCCACGGGCACACTGAGCGCGTCAGCAGTATTTGCCTTGAGATTGCACGCAAGCTTATGGAAAAAAGCTATTTCAGAATTGATGATAAATTTATTGAAAATCTGCATATTGCAAGCCTCTTGCATGACATCGGTAAAATAGGCATCCCGGAATCTATTTTAAATAAAAAGGGTCCTCTGGATGATGACGAAAGAAAAGTCATTAAATCGCATCCTGTTGTCGGTGTTAACATCCTCATCCCGATAAGAGAGCTTGAAGATGCTATTTTGGGAGTCAAATACCATCATGAACGCTATGACGGTACCGGATATCCCGAGGGATTAAAAGGAGAAGAAATTCCTTTGATAGCTGCAATTATTTCCGTGGCAGATTCTTTTGATGCCATGACCACAAACAGGCCGTATCACGAAGGCCTGACTAACGAAGAGGCAGTAAAAGAGATTGAGACCTTGGCAGGCAAGCAATTTCACCCCCAAATATCCGCTGTATTTACCGAGCTTTATAAGGAAGGAAAAATCTGA
- a CDS encoding response regulator — MPRLLIVDDELDVREFAANFFKKRKIDVGIAASGEEALKIVSEAPPQLILLDIKMEGIDGIETLKQIKKINPSTKVIMVTGKKPDEEESFNKCKEFGATDYIHKPLRLEELEKVVLKELS, encoded by the coding sequence ATGCCAAGGCTTTTAATAGTAGATGATGAATTGGACGTAAGGGAATTTGCCGCCAATTTTTTTAAGAAAAGAAAAATTGACGTCGGGATTGCAGCAAGCGGTGAAGAGGCTTTAAAAATCGTCTCTGAAGCGCCGCCCCAGCTGATCCTGCTCGATATTAAAATGGAAGGCATTGACGGCATAGAAACGCTCAAGCAAATAAAAAAAATCAATCCTTCCACTAAAGTAATCATGGTAACCGGCAAAAAGCCTGACGAAGAAGAATCATTCAATAAATGTAAGGAATTTGGCGCAACTGATTATATCCATAAGCCCCTAAGGCTGGAAGAATTGGAAAAAGTTGTTTTAAAAGAATTATCCTAA
- a CDS encoding GAF domain-containing protein, whose protein sequence is MIAKLYFNTITLLGFFTVFGIGILVYLRNRKSVVNNAWAMLCINASFWSVFYFLAINSDNKQASFIILKFVEISGMLVAFLWLRFIIVFLELQKLSRIKLIFNIVLILSSIIFLLNFTPLYIKDLTSKSIFQYYIVPGIGYYLFAIYFSLIVLYGLNLLSREYKKTTAFKANQIKYIFLASVMGFTGGGSTFLLSFNINFPPYPLILFTTFPLIISYAILKYRLMDIRVAISRTGTFIAVYTIVLGLPFALVVWFRTWLITNLGTRWWIAPLGLMAGLATVGPFIYIYLERKAEARLLREQKRYQDVLKQASVGMTRIRNLRKLLDLITHIVTKTVKISYAAIYLYNQESDEYMLQVSRDKGRIPIPKLSSDNPLVNWIVFRRQPLIYDEIKRKMLDTNDITYAHLEENMRLLTATVIIPSFLEDKFIGFVVLGDKMSGEIYTHDDLNVFQVLASQAALAIENAQFYEETKEMQEQVAQAEKMATIGTMADGLSHQINNRFYALSLIAGDTIDTIKLTDTANCTPEVREMIKSVGHALERIQANVMQGGEVVKGMLKYTRKGEDNFGELTIDQILDATLDMIQFKIKLSEIDIIRNYSKDTPKIKGNLVQLQEAFFNFIDNAYDATNERKAALNEPNYRGRLTISAKPKDDFLEMIIEDNGMGVKEDNIKKVFTPFFTTKTSSRKGTGLGLYVIKKIITDTHKGRIAFESSYKVGTRFILELPIATAE, encoded by the coding sequence TTGATAGCAAAACTTTATTTTAACACAATAACTTTATTAGGATTCTTTACTGTTTTTGGCATTGGTATTCTGGTTTATTTAAGAAACCGTAAAAGTGTTGTCAATAATGCCTGGGCAATGCTATGTATCAATGCTTCGTTTTGGAGTGTTTTTTATTTTTTAGCCATAAATTCTGATAATAAGCAAGCGAGCTTTATAATTCTTAAGTTTGTTGAAATCTCTGGCATGCTTGTTGCATTTTTATGGTTACGCTTTATAATTGTATTTCTTGAGTTACAAAAACTCAGCAGAATTAAACTTATTTTTAATATTGTCTTAATACTCAGTTCGATAATTTTCTTACTAAACTTTACTCCACTATATATAAAAGATTTAACGTCAAAATCAATATTCCAATACTACATAGTGCCTGGCATTGGATATTATTTATTTGCTATCTATTTTTCTCTTATTGTTCTTTACGGATTAAATTTACTATCGAGGGAATATAAAAAAACAACCGCTTTTAAAGCAAATCAAATAAAATATATATTTTTGGCCTCAGTTATGGGATTTACTGGAGGAGGTAGCACTTTTTTGCTTTCTTTTAATATAAATTTCCCACCTTATCCATTAATACTATTTACAACTTTCCCTCTTATTATCTCATATGCAATTCTCAAATACCGTCTAATGGATATCCGGGTTGCTATCAGCAGGACCGGAACATTTATCGCTGTTTATACAATAGTCCTTGGTTTACCTTTTGCGCTTGTAGTCTGGTTCAGGACATGGCTGATAACAAATTTAGGTACGCGCTGGTGGATTGCGCCATTAGGTTTAATGGCAGGCTTGGCAACAGTCGGGCCGTTTATCTACATTTATTTGGAAAGAAAAGCCGAAGCAAGGCTTTTAAGAGAGCAGAAAAGATACCAGGATGTATTAAAGCAGGCTTCGGTTGGCATGACCCGTATCCGAAACTTAAGAAAGCTCCTTGACCTGATAACGCACATAGTAACTAAAACCGTAAAAATCTCTTACGCCGCCATTTATCTTTATAACCAGGAAAGCGATGAATACATGCTACAGGTAAGCAGAGATAAGGGCCGCATCCCCATTCCAAAATTAAGTTCCGATAATCCGCTCGTCAACTGGATAGTTTTCAGGAGGCAGCCATTAATATACGACGAAATCAAACGCAAGATGCTTGATACAAACGATATTACCTATGCGCATCTGGAAGAAAATATGCGCCTTTTAACAGCCACTGTAATCATTCCCAGCTTCCTTGAGGATAAATTTATCGGTTTTGTCGTGCTTGGAGATAAGATGTCCGGCGAAATATACACTCATGATGACTTAAATGTTTTCCAGGTATTGGCTAGCCAGGCTGCTTTGGCTATTGAGAACGCCCAATTCTACGAGGAAACAAAAGAGATGCAGGAACAGGTTGCCCAGGCTGAGAAAATGGCGACAATCGGAACCATGGCAGACGGGCTTTCTCATCAAATAAACAACAGGTTTTATGCTTTATCCCTTATTGCCGGGGATACGATTGATACTATAAAGTTAACAGATACGGCTAACTGCACACCGGAAGTCCGGGAGATGATAAAAAGCGTAGGACATGCCCTTGAAAGGATCCAGGCCAACGTCATGCAGGGAGGCGAAGTTGTAAAAGGCATGCTTAAATATACCCGTAAGGGAGAAGATAATTTTGGTGAGCTGACCATTGACCAGATTTTAGATGCTACGCTTGATATGATACAGTTTAAAATCAAGCTTTCAGAAATTGACATTATCCGTAACTACAGTAAAGATACTCCTAAAATAAAAGGTAATCTTGTACAGCTTCAGGAAGCATTTTTTAACTTCATCGATAATGCTTATGATGCCACGAACGAACGCAAAGCTGCCCTGAATGAGCCAAACTATAGGGGAAGACTGACTATAAGCGCTAAGCCTAAGGATGATTTCCTTGAAATGATCATCGAGGATAACGGCATGGGGGTAAAAGAAGACAACATTAAGAAGGTATTTACCCCGTTTTTTACTACAAAAACTTCATCGCGCAAAGGCACAGGGCTTGGCTTGTATGTTATCAAAAAGATTATAACCGACACTCATAAAGGCAGGATTGCTTTTGAATCTTCTTATAAGGTCGGAACGCGTTTCATACTTGAGTTACCAATTGCAACAGCAGAGTAA
- a CDS encoding isoprenylcysteine carboxylmethyltransferase family protein: MIIIFIAFSLLLIPVLLIVLNIFYPEARGGIIFSIFAVLIMFERVWETFFTTKETNKYKYKGDWTMVVTSIMYLVTCLVVIAEFFVTNGIKYFAVSMFGISVFILAGVIRYWSVKSLGEHWKIHLVNEDESEIKYSCVKTGPYSFIRHPIYLGIIFELIGISLIANAFYALFIIIFINTPLYIIRAIYEEKLSFIKFGDEYLHYKKTVPMIIPFLQFCRRNSN, from the coding sequence ATGATTATTATTTTCATTGCTTTTTCTCTTTTATTAATTCCAGTACTATTAATAGTTTTAAATATATTCTACCCTGAGGCAAGAGGAGGAATAATTTTTAGTATTTTTGCAGTATTGATTATGTTTGAGAGAGTATGGGAAACTTTTTTTACAACTAAGGAAACAAACAAATATAAGTACAAAGGTGACTGGACAATGGTAGTTACTTCAATTATGTACTTAGTTACATGTTTAGTTGTAATAGCTGAGTTTTTTGTCACTAACGGTATTAAGTATTTCGCGGTTAGTATGTTCGGAATCTCAGTATTTATTTTAGCAGGGGTAATCAGATATTGGTCTGTCAAAAGTTTAGGGGAACATTGGAAGATACATTTAGTAAATGAAGATGAATCTGAAATAAAATACTCTTGTGTTAAAACTGGTCCCTATAGTTTTATAAGGCATCCGATTTATTTAGGAATTATTTTTGAGTTAATAGGCATATCGTTGATTGCCAATGCATTTTACGCGCTTTTTATAATTATATTTATTAATACGCCATTGTATATAATTAGAGCTATTTATGAGGAAAAATTGTCTTTTATCAAGTTTGGTGATGAGTATTTGCACTACAAAAAGACCGTACCAATGATTATACCTTTTCTTCAATTTTGTAGGAGAAATAGTAATTGA
- the bioF gene encoding 8-amino-7-oxononanoate synthase, whose amino-acid sequence MENIENILKNIRDFGLYPDISLISGSPTSLEVVANGKKVLIFCSNDYLGLANSELLKKAAKEAIDKYGVGSGGSRLVSGNTDIQVELEKAIADFKNSKSAITFSTGYMANTGTIPAVMDAVSGLHKIAGRLIPAPFQGKRIILSDELNHASIIDGCRLSHAQIVVYKHKDMKDLEGKLKKLKKIRKMIVTDGVFSMDGDIAPLPGIVELAKKYNSIVMVDDAHASGVLGKNGRGTAEHFGLDENDIDITMGTFTKSFGGVGGFVCGTKALIDYLRISARSYIFSAPIPPSIAAALIAAVKEAKNNHSLRENLWSNVSYLKTNLTKSGFDTLNSETQIIPVLIGKEEKAIEFSKKLLENGILAPCVRWPAVPWGKARLRLTVKATHTKEQIDCLIDLMIKLKNNLKGD is encoded by the coding sequence ATGGAGAATATAGAAAACATACTTAAAAATATCCGTGATTTTGGGCTTTACCCTGATATCAGTTTAATATCCGGCTCACCAACATCATTAGAAGTTGTCGCTAACGGTAAAAAAGTGCTGATTTTCTGCTCAAATGATTATTTAGGCCTGGCCAATAGCGAGCTTCTAAAAAAGGCAGCAAAGGAAGCAATTGACAAATACGGAGTTGGCTCCGGTGGTTCGCGGCTTGTTTCCGGGAATACCGATATCCAGGTAGAGCTTGAAAAGGCAATAGCAGATTTTAAGAATAGCAAATCCGCAATAACTTTTTCTACCGGTTATATGGCAAATACCGGAACAATTCCTGCAGTAATGGATGCTGTAAGCGGCCTTCATAAGATAGCAGGCAGGCTGATACCAGCTCCTTTCCAGGGGAAAAGAATAATCTTAAGCGATGAATTAAACCACGCAAGTATAATTGACGGCTGCAGGCTAAGCCATGCCCAAATCGTTGTATATAAACATAAGGACATGAAGGACCTCGAAGGAAAACTTAAGAAATTAAAAAAAATACGGAAAATGATCGTTACTGACGGTGTATTCAGCATGGACGGTGACATCGCTCCGTTGCCGGGAATTGTTGAGCTTGCGAAAAAATATAATTCAATTGTTATGGTAGATGATGCGCACGCATCCGGAGTTTTGGGTAAAAACGGCAGGGGAACTGCCGAGCATTTTGGGCTTGATGAAAACGATATTGATATCACAATGGGGACTTTCACTAAATCGTTTGGCGGTGTAGGCGGATTTGTTTGCGGCACAAAAGCCCTGATTGATTATTTAAGAATAAGCGCGCGTTCCTATATTTTTTCTGCGCCAATACCACCTTCAATCGCTGCTGCCCTGATTGCAGCTGTAAAAGAAGCAAAAAATAATCATTCTCTTAGAGAAAACCTATGGTCAAATGTCAGCTATCTTAAAACTAATCTGACAAAATCAGGGTTTGATACGCTTAACAGCGAAACCCAAATCATCCCGGTTTTAATAGGAAAAGAAGAAAAAGCAATAGAGTTTTCTAAAAAGTTACTTGAAAACGGAATTTTGGCACCATGCGTGCGCTGGCCAGCAGTACCCTGGGGAAAAGCCAGATTAAGGCTCACAGTCAAAGCAACACATACAAAAGAACAGATAGATTGTTTGATTGATCTAATGATTAAGTTAAAAAACAATTTAAAAGGAGACTGA
- a CDS encoding DNA-binding protein: MAKKDKEILTAKEVADYLNLHPLTVHRYARDGRIPAFKIGADWRFHKKYIEKWIKDKLEYHESGKKDRRKTEEERAEKSLI, translated from the coding sequence ATGGCAAAAAAAGATAAGGAAATCCTTACAGCAAAAGAAGTTGCAGATTATTTGAACTTGCATCCACTGACTGTGCATCGTTATGCTCGAGACGGCAGGATACCGGCGTTCAAAATCGGCGCTGACTGGCGGTTCCACAAAAAGTACATAGAAAAGTGGATTAAGGATAAACTGGAATATCATGAAAGCGGAAAAAAAGACAGGCGCAAAACAGAGGAAGAACGCGCAGAAAAAAGTCTTATATAA
- a CDS encoding class I SAM-dependent methyltransferase, protein MSKTKEKKTIKEKAYEVISKSGIAVIQKIFPEYFAKQPLRPTDRYIEYSFATENLPSTPAKILDVGCAGSFFPLLLAGFGYQTYGLDIREYAITNKISFKNFNFVKESVIKTSFQDNFFDAITAISTLEHIGISGRHGEKEDLQADKKALAEMVRILKNQGTIILTIPFGKAKIIRPYARIYDSKLVEELIKPLKIVKDAYFMIDESGDWAECSRQKAETFDATEGEYPLCLLKLLK, encoded by the coding sequence ATGTCAAAAACAAAAGAAAAAAAGACAATAAAAGAAAAGGCTTATGAAGTTATAAGTAAGTCCGGGATTGCAGTAATACAGAAAATCTTCCCTGAATATTTTGCCAAACAGCCTTTAAGGCCTACCGATAGGTATATAGAATACAGCTTTGCCACTGAAAATCTTCCTTCGACCCCTGCTAAAATTCTTGATGTAGGCTGCGCCGGCAGCTTTTTCCCGCTTTTACTGGCGGGTTTTGGATATCAAACTTACGGACTGGATATAAGGGAGTATGCGATAACAAATAAGATAAGTTTCAAGAATTTTAATTTTGTTAAAGAAAGCGTGATAAAAACCAGTTTCCAGGACAATTTTTTTGATGCAATAACGGCAATCTCTACTCTTGAGCATATCGGTATTTCTGGAAGGCACGGAGAGAAAGAAGACCTGCAGGCTGATAAGAAGGCTCTGGCTGAAATGGTCAGGATACTAAAAAACCAGGGCACAATTATATTAACGATCCCTTTTGGTAAAGCTAAGATTATACGGCCATATGCCAGGATATATGATTCAAAACTTGTAGAAGAGCTTATCAAGCCCTTAAAAATAGTTAAAGATGCTTACTTTATGATTGATGAAAGCGGAGATTGGGCTGAATGCAGCCGTCAAAAAGCTGAAACTTTCGATGCTACAGAAGGCGAATACCCGCTTTGCCTGCTTAAACTCCTCAAATAG
- a CDS encoding biotin/lipoyl-binding protein, which produces MTKVILPELGENITKATVSYWYFSEGDTVKEKDDLVELATDKATFNVPSPVNGKISKIYFTEGDNVSVGEVLAEIS; this is translated from the coding sequence ATGACAAAGGTAATTTTGCCTGAGCTGGGAGAAAATATTACAAAAGCAACAGTTTCTTACTGGTATTTTAGTGAAGGCGACACTGTCAAAGAAAAAGATGATTTAGTAGAGTTGGCAACAGATAAAGCTACTTTTAATGTGCCTTCTCCTGTTAACGGTAAAATTTCCAAGATTTATTTTACCGAAGGAGATAATGTCAGTGTAGGAGAAGTGCTTGCAGAGATAAGTTAA
- the lipB gene encoding lipoyl(octanoyl) transferase, whose product MDFDILDAGIIDFSAGLTLQKEIHLRVKSGLSKSVLILCSHKPVFTSGRKLNYDNIIIKQSVLKQLNIDILQSDRGGDITYHGPGQIIAYPIFNLKYVKKDIHLFLRSLEDTVIDLLKSFNIPGVKKPGFTGVWVGNNKICSIGIGIRNWITFHGLAFNVKHSDLKNFEFIKPCGLDVKMTSLESLLEKEVNMDIIKTKLITSFKDNFLLLREGLYDKGNFA is encoded by the coding sequence ATGGATTTTGATATATTAGACGCAGGGATAATTGATTTTTCTGCCGGGCTAACGCTTCAAAAAGAAATACATTTACGCGTAAAGAGCGGATTAAGCAAATCCGTGCTGATACTCTGCAGCCATAAACCAGTATTTACATCCGGCAGGAAGCTTAATTACGATAATATTATTATAAAGCAATCCGTTCTTAAACAGCTTAATATTGATATACTGCAGTCTGACAGGGGCGGCGACATCACCTACCATGGCCCCGGCCAAATCATAGCTTATCCCATATTCAACCTTAAATATGTAAAAAAAGATATACATCTATTTTTACGAAGCCTTGAGGATACTGTAATTGACCTGCTCAAAAGTTTTAATATACCAGGGGTTAAAAAACCCGGATTTACAGGAGTATGGGTTGGAAACAATAAGATCTGTTCGATAGGGATCGGTATACGGAACTGGATAACATTTCACGGCCTGGCGTTTAACGTAAAACACAGTGATTTAAAAAACTTCGAGTTTATCAAACCTTGCGGGCTGGACGTAAAAATGACTTCGCTTGAATCATTGCTTGAAAAAGAGGTTAATATGGATATAATAAAAACAAAGCTTATAACCAGTTTTAAAGATAATTTTCTGTTATTAAGGGAGGGTTTATATGACAAAGGTAATTTTGCCTGA
- the lpdA gene encoding dihydrolipoyl dehydrogenase — translation MPYDLIVIGSGWAGFNAAVKAKDSGLNVVLFEKAELGGICLNKGCIPTKTLIQTAKKFSLIKKSASFGINVDNPILNHPKVIDRKNKIIEQLKSAMKNRLSGIEFVNSQAKIVSSGIVVDDKGNKFETKYILIATGSAPVELPGLRFDAKRIISSDEALDLSEIPAKILIIGAGVIGCEFANLFSIFGSFVTLIDKMPQILPGEDSDIAKKLEQSFKKRGIRVFTNADFSSLNLAEFDKILVCVGRRPVIGGLGLDNIGLNTENGFIVTDNYQRTNIKNILSAGDCSSRIMLAHYAAYQANIAVDNLSRDNVRSDTEFIPACIFTGPEIASIGIKESLLSQEQRSKVEIKKFDFLGSSMARIMDETDGFVKILIDKPSGIIIGASIIGANATELIGIFTVAVNSKLTVDKLKSYIFAHPTLSEAIIEAL, via the coding sequence ATGCCTTATGACCTTATAGTTATAGGCTCAGGATGGGCCGGCTTTAACGCAGCGGTAAAGGCAAAAGACTCTGGACTTAATGTAGTATTATTTGAGAAAGCAGAGTTGGGCGGAATATGCCTCAATAAAGGTTGTATACCTACCAAAACATTAATTCAGACAGCAAAGAAATTCTCCCTCATAAAAAAATCTGCTTCTTTTGGCATAAATGTTGATAATCCGATCCTGAATCACCCCAAAGTTATTGACCGGAAGAATAAAATTATTGAGCAGCTTAAATCTGCTATGAAAAACAGGTTAAGCGGTATTGAATTTGTAAATTCTCAAGCAAAAATCGTATCATCCGGCATAGTTGTTGATGATAAAGGAAACAAATTTGAGACAAAGTATATTTTAATCGCTACCGGTTCGGCCCCGGTAGAATTGCCTGGATTAAGATTTGACGCCAAGAGAATTATATCCAGCGATGAAGCGCTTGACCTAAGCGAGATCCCCGCAAAAATTCTCATTATCGGGGCAGGGGTAATCGGCTGTGAATTCGCTAATTTATTTTCTATCTTCGGTTCGTTTGTAACATTAATTGATAAGATGCCCCAGATCTTGCCAGGAGAAGACAGCGACATAGCAAAGAAACTCGAGCAGTCTTTTAAAAAAAGAGGGATAAGAGTATTCACTAATGCTGATTTTTCATCTTTAAACCTTGCTGAATTTGATAAAATACTGGTCTGTGTAGGGAGAAGACCCGTTATCGGAGGCCTGGGATTGGACAATATAGGGTTAAATACCGAAAATGGCTTTATTGTAACGGACAACTATCAAAGGACTAATATTAAAAATATATTAAGCGCTGGCGACTGCTCATCAAGAATAATGCTGGCTCATTATGCTGCTTACCAGGCCAATATAGCTGTTGATAATTTATCCCGGGACAATGTAAGATCAGATACTGAATTTATACCTGCCTGTATATTCACCGGCCCTGAAATTGCCAGTATCGGTATTAAAGAAAGCTTGCTTAGCCAGGAGCAAAGATCAAAGGTTGAAATCAAAAAGTTTGATTTTCTTGGTTCTTCCATGGCCCGCATAATGGATGAAACTGATGGCTTTGTAAAAATACTTATAGACAAACCCAGCGGTATTATAATCGGGGCTAGCATCATCGGAGCGAACGCTACTGAGTTGATCGGGATATTCACAGTAGCCGTTAACAGCAAACTGACCGTAGATAAACTGAAATCATATATATTTGCTCACCCTACTTTATCAGAGGCAATAATCGAAGCTCTATAA
- a CDS encoding malate dehydrogenase: MKISIIGSGNVGSLSAMRIAQELPDAEIALIDIVKGIAKGKSLDLMDARSLLKLHYNVDGSEDLDIASGSDIIVITAGLARKPGMLREELFRKNADIVSDLCSKIKKISKDAVVIIVTNPLDLMTMIALKSTGFDPERVLGMGISLDASRFANLISLELNIPVYEIEPVVIGVHGEGMLPLGSLTSIKGIPLPNFLDEEKIKELSVRTIQRGKEIVDHLGSGSAFFAPSAAIASLVKSVAKDEKRIIGVSAYLNGQYGLKDICLGVPCRIGKKGIEQILELQLTKEEKEQLYKSAQSLGSLNKLKSG, translated from the coding sequence ATGAAAATCTCAATTATCGGTTCCGGAAATGTAGGCAGTCTTTCTGCGATGCGCATAGCTCAGGAATTGCCCGATGCAGAAATCGCTTTGATTGATATCGTTAAAGGCATAGCAAAGGGTAAGTCTCTTGACCTCATGGATGCCCGCAGTTTATTAAAGCTGCATTATAACGTAGATGGTTCGGAAGACCTGGATATTGCATCGGGCTCAGATATAATTGTTATAACCGCAGGGCTAGCACGTAAACCCGGGATGCTAAGAGAAGAATTATTCCGGAAAAACGCAGATATTGTTAGTGATCTCTGCAGTAAAATTAAGAAGATATCTAAAGATGCTGTAGTCATAATAGTTACCAATCCACTGGATTTAATGACCATGATTGCCCTTAAATCTACGGGTTTTGACCCGGAAAGGGTGCTGGGCATGGGGATTTCGTTAGACGCATCAAGATTTGCAAATCTAATCAGCCTTGAGCTGAATATTCCTGTTTATGAAATAGAGCCGGTAGTAATAGGTGTTCACGGTGAAGGGATGCTTCCCCTGGGCAGCCTGACCTCTATAAAAGGGATACCTTTGCCAAATTTCCTTGATGAAGAAAAAATTAAAGAATTGTCGGTCAGAACTATTCAGCGCGGCAAAGAAATAGTTGATCATCTAGGCTCAGGGAGCGCCTTCTTTGCGCCATCTGCTGCAATCGCATCGCTTGTCAAGTCTGTGGCTAAGGATGAAAAAAGAATCATAGGTGTATCGGCATATTTAAACGGCCAATACGGATTAAAAGATATCTGTTTAGGTGTACCTTGCCGCATAGGTAAAAAAGGCATAGAGCAGATCCTCGAGCTACAATTAACAAAAGAAGAAAAAGAGCAGTTATATAAGTCGGCGCAATCATTAGGATCGTTAAATAAACTAAAAAGCGGATGA